A stretch of the bacterium genome encodes the following:
- a CDS encoding 4Fe-4S binding protein has translation MNKPKIKIFVWINIAVLLALIFVNIYLEETKQEDIESERKSLASVYPGAVGFSEKKGAPPHYEVYMLNEKGEKELDGLCFLSTDFAPGVRGYAGKIKILIGMDKDGQVRGIKVLSHNETPSYIQELQGPVFTDQFKKMDHRSGFKLGTDLDGIARATVTSQAVASAVEKSVKLAASKFFKLEVKQEEPFTWINIFKNYNLYIIILFFVLAVVFYLYGVRYGRYVILAGAISYFGFLELNFISIIGLINIFTGKIPNIAASLSWYLLFSLAFITTILWGRIYCGWICPFGAIQEFMGKISPFCAKINYESEKKARRIKNYLFLIITGAVFYTGNIGFTNYEPFNAIFRLKGPVFIFIFILFLLVSSLFIFRFWCRYLCPVGAFLSILSNFSIFSLKAEKECSLCKKCAGKCPVEICEVEEDVFIDKGECIQCNLCREECKEKAIGN, from the coding sequence ATGAATAAGCCAAAAATTAAAATCTTTGTCTGGATAAATATAGCGGTCCTGCTTGCCCTGATTTTTGTAAATATTTATCTGGAGGAAACAAAACAGGAAGACATAGAATCTGAAAGAAAATCTCTTGCCTCAGTTTATCCCGGGGCGGTCGGTTTTTCGGAAAAAAAAGGTGCGCCGCCTCATTATGAAGTTTATATGCTGAATGAAAAGGGGGAGAAAGAACTTGACGGGTTATGTTTCCTGTCAACGGATTTTGCCCCCGGTGTCAGGGGATATGCGGGGAAAATAAAGATTTTGATAGGTATGGATAAAGACGGGCAGGTCAGGGGAATAAAAGTATTGTCCCACAATGAAACACCATCGTATATCCAGGAACTCCAGGGACCTGTATTTACAGACCAATTTAAAAAGATGGACCACCGGAGCGGGTTCAAGCTGGGTACGGACCTGGATGGTATAGCAAGGGCGACGGTGACAAGCCAGGCAGTTGCTTCCGCGGTTGAAAAATCCGTCAAACTCGCGGCGAGTAAATTTTTTAAACTCGAGGTAAAGCAGGAAGAACCATTTACATGGATAAATATTTTTAAAAATTATAATTTATATATAATTATTTTATTTTTTGTCCTGGCTGTTGTTTTTTATTTATACGGCGTAAGATACGGCAGGTATGTTATATTAGCCGGCGCGATATCGTATTTTGGTTTTTTGGAGCTTAATTTTATTTCGATTATAGGGCTGATTAACATTTTCACAGGCAAAATTCCCAATATTGCCGCGAGTTTGTCATGGTATTTGTTGTTTTCTTTGGCATTTATTACAACAATACTCTGGGGAAGGATTTATTGCGGGTGGATTTGCCCGTTCGGCGCGATACAGGAATTTATGGGAAAAATAAGCCCTTTTTGCGCGAAAATAAATTATGAAAGCGAAAAAAAGGCCCGCCGGATAAAAAATTACCTGTTTCTGATTATAACCGGGGCGGTATTTTATACGGGGAATATCGGTTTTACCAATTATGAGCCTTTTAACGCGATTTTCAGATTAAAAGGGCCGGTTTTTATATTTATTTTTATTTTATTCTTATTAGTAAGTTCACTTTTTATTTTCAGGTTCTGGTGCAGGTATCTGTGTCCTGTCGGGGCATTTTTAAGTATATTGTCCAATTTTTCCATTTTTTCTTTAAAGGCAGAAAAAGAATGTAGTTTGTGTAAAAAATGCGCGGGTAAATGCCCCGTGGAAATATGCGAAGTAGAAGAGGATGTTTTTATTGATAAAGGGGAGTGTATTCAGTGTAACCTGTGCAGGGAAGAATGCAAAGAAAAGGCCATAGGGAATTAA
- the ybeY gene encoding rRNA maturation RNase YbeY has product MKILINNWQKSARLRIKELKKVISTVLKGLGSEEAIVGITFVDDKTIKELNKKYRKKDRPTDVLSFYFDKEEACGAAGTRLLGDVVISVETALRQAKEIGHSFEKELKILLIHGILHLFDYDHIKKKDFEIMRKKEKEVFALIKNI; this is encoded by the coding sequence ATGAAAATATTGATAAACAACTGGCAAAAGTCAGCCAGATTGCGTATAAAAGAATTAAAAAAAGTAATTAGTACTGTCCTGAAAGGCCTGGGGTCGGAAGAAGCCATAGTTGGAATCACTTTTGTTGATGATAAAACCATTAAAGAGTTAAATAAAAAATACAGGAAAAAAGACAGGCCGACCGATGTTTTATCTTTTTATTTTGATAAGGAAGAAGCGTGTGGCGCGGCCGGGACGCGCCTCCTCGGTGACGTTGTAATCTCTGTTGAAACCGCGCTTCGGCAGGCAAAAGAAATAGGTCACAGTTTTGAAAAAGAACTGAAAATTCTTTTGATTCACGGGATATTGCATCTTTTTGACTATGATCATATCAAAAAGAAAGATTTTGAAATTATGAGAAAAAAAGAAAAAGAAGTTTTTGCGTTGATAAAAAATATTTAA
- a CDS encoding PHP domain-containing protein gives MLYKLDLHIHTKASKCFKDEKLSNAEINNAIVKQAKNKVLDLIAVTDHYTFKNYQEIKDAARKENIKVVPGMEFSLKAKTPEKVSLIALFDEQIEPFHLKNKIFSRLNIPPEAEGNGYFLIENGIPEILDMVRENKGLVFSAHQDKNEGRMLFVPDLVKCGINLFDLRDPAGKDEFSEKFSKYNIIPLTFSDSHKIEDVGKYFMELPLDKCSFFGFKNYINSL, from the coding sequence ATGTTATATAAATTAGACCTTCATATTCACACGAAAGCCTCTAAATGCTTTAAAGATGAAAAGCTGAGCAATGCGGAAATAAATAACGCGATTGTAAAACAGGCGAAAAATAAAGTGCTTGATTTGATAGCGGTCACAGACCATTACACATTTAAAAATTACCAGGAGATAAAGGACGCCGCGCGAAAGGAAAATATTAAAGTAGTTCCCGGCATGGAGTTTTCCTTGAAGGCGAAAACACCTGAAAAAGTATCTTTAATCGCGTTATTTGATGAACAAATTGAACCGTTTCATTTGAAAAATAAAATCTTCTCAAGACTAAATATCCCACCCGAAGCCGAAGGAAACGGCTATTTTCTGATTGAAAACGGTATACCGGAAATTCTTGATATGGTAAGGGAAAATAAAGGACTGGTTTTTTCCGCGCACCAGGACAAAAATGAAGGCAGGATGTTATTTGTCCCTGATCTTGTAAAGTGCGGAATTAATTTGTTTGACCTCAGGGATCCTGCCGGAAAAGATGAATTTTCGGAAAAATTCAGCAAATATAATATTATCCCTTTAACTTTTTCCGACAGCCACAAAATAGAAGATGTGGGAAAATATTTTATGGAACTGCCTCTGGACAAATGTTCATTTTTTGGGTTTAAAAATTATATAAATAGTTTATAA
- a CDS encoding DUF4416 family protein gives MGKEINSPPVKLITAIYTNQINLFTVIEEKLAGKFGDIDSKSEIFDFNYTDYYEKEMGKDLKKRFISFEKLIEPPELADIKIFTNHVESQYLKDNKRRVNIDPGYLTLAKLVLASTKDYSHRIYLKSGIYAEVTLFYQDNEFRCLPWTYPDYKSEFGLSFFKKARSVYHKQIILTK, from the coding sequence ATGGGAAAAGAAATAAATAGCCCGCCGGTTAAATTGATTACCGCTATTTATACGAACCAAATAAATCTTTTCACTGTTATTGAGGAAAAACTCGCCGGGAAATTCGGCGACATCGATTCAAAAAGCGAAATATTTGATTTTAATTATACGGATTATTATGAAAAAGAAATGGGGAAGGATTTAAAAAAAAGATTTATTTCGTTTGAAAAATTAATTGAACCCCCGGAGCTTGCTGATATTAAAATATTCACCAACCATGTTGAATCTCAATATTTGAAGGATAATAAACGCCGGGTTAATATAGACCCTGGGTATTTGACCCTCGCAAAATTAGTTTTGGCTTCAACAAAAGATTATTCACACCGTATTTATTTAAAAAGCGGTATCTACGCAGAAGTTACCCTGTTTTACCAGGATAATGAATTCAGGTGCCTACCATGGACATATCCGGACTATAAATCGGAGTTTGGCCTTTCTTTTTTCAAAAAAGCAAGAAGCGTATACCATAAACAAATAATATTAACAAAATAA
- the amrB gene encoding AmmeMemoRadiSam system protein B → MKNKILFLIIINLLFFLNGIDGKMIRYPAVAGQFYPAGKDELIKMIDGYLSKANPPKIEGTLQGLISPHAGYVYSGPVAGYAYKILQDKKYKAVIILGASHHMPFSYGAVYYPDGGDNYFRTPLGDVKINNTIPGKLLKNKTIFKADENPHLPEHSIEVQIPFLQRVLKPGFEIVPILFGTDSYQILEEAAGEIYEAIKDENDVLVIASTDLSHYYDYKTAQKMDKTGIDAIKTLNPLVLIEPVIKRETQLCGLPGVLVEMLLAKKSGANNVQVLNMANSGDVEIGDKNRVVGYSAVAITKK, encoded by the coding sequence ATGAAAAACAAAATTCTATTTCTGATAATCATAAATTTGTTATTTTTTTTAAACGGCATTGACGGAAAAATGATAAGATACCCGGCTGTCGCGGGCCAGTTCTATCCCGCGGGAAAAGATGAATTGATAAAGATGATAGACGGGTATTTATCTAAAGCCAATCCTCCAAAAATAGAAGGAACACTCCAGGGGTTAATCAGCCCGCATGCCGGCTATGTTTATTCAGGGCCTGTCGCGGGTTACGCGTATAAAATATTGCAGGATAAGAAATACAAGGCGGTTATAATTTTAGGGGCGAGCCACCATATGCCGTTTTCATACGGGGCCGTTTATTATCCTGACGGCGGGGATAATTATTTCCGGACGCCGCTTGGAGACGTAAAAATTAACAATACGATCCCGGGAAAGCTGTTAAAGAATAAAACTATTTTTAAAGCAGATGAAAATCCGCACTTGCCCGAACATTCAATCGAAGTGCAGATACCGTTTTTACAGAGAGTTTTAAAACCGGGGTTTGAAATAGTCCCGATTTTATTTGGGACGGATTCGTATCAAATTCTGGAGGAGGCGGCAGGGGAAATTTATGAGGCAATAAAGGATGAAAATGACGTGCTTGTGATAGCGAGCACGGATTTATCGCATTATTATGATTACAAGACCGCGCAAAAAATGGATAAGACAGGGATTGACGCCATTAAAACATTAAACCCGCTGGTTTTAATAGAACCTGTAATAAAAAGGGAAACCCAGCTTTGCGGTTTGCCGGGGGTTTTGGTTGAAATGCTTTTAGCGAAAAAATCAGGCGCGAATAACGTGCAGGTGCTGAATATGGCGAATTCCGGCGATGTTGAAATCGGGGATAAAAACAGGGTAGTCGGGTATTCGGCTGTCGCGATAACAAAAAAATAA